A genome region from Pseudomonas sp. S06B 330 includes the following:
- a CDS encoding ABC transporter ATP-binding protein, translated as MLRVFERRLDPFPPDEAPPPPVGLVRFLWACTRGARGYILAFALLSASVSIYEAWLFSFLGQVVDLLSTWQAGSDAQAQESRVLWGIGIVLITSIGLVALRTMVQHQVLAINLPLRLRWDFHRLMLRQSLSFFSDEFSGRVTTKVMQTALAVREVLFTVIEIAPGIGVYFIAIIALAGGFALKLMLPFIAWIVLFGLAMLYFVPRLGQVGQEQAHARSSMTGRISDAYTNITTVKLFSHSKREAHFARAAMEDFKLTGFRQMRLVSQFEIVNQALVVALIMGAGGYALWLWHQGEVGTGAVAAITAMALRINGMSHWIMWQMTSLFENIGTVQDGMATLTRGPKVQDAPNADVLVPTGGAVTFDNVAFNYNGERQVLNGLSLHIRPGEKIGLVGRSGAGKSTLINLLLRFYDVDGGEIRIDGQNIAQVTQDSLRSAIGMVTQDTSLLHRSIRDNIAYGRPDATDSQIRTAAANAQADGFISQLSDRQGHSGYDTLVGERGIKLSGGQRQRIAIARVMLKNAPILLLDEATSALDSEVEVAIQESLDEMMEGKTVIAIAHRLSTIAAMDRLIVMDDGRIIEQGTHAELLRKNGTYAGLWHHQSGGFLGEDQGVAEATE; from the coding sequence ATGCTTCGTGTGTTTGAACGAAGACTCGACCCTTTCCCACCCGATGAAGCACCGCCACCACCTGTTGGCCTGGTGCGGTTCCTCTGGGCCTGCACCCGAGGCGCCCGCGGCTATATCCTTGCGTTTGCGCTGCTCAGTGCCAGTGTGTCGATTTACGAAGCGTGGTTGTTTTCCTTTCTTGGGCAAGTCGTGGACCTGCTCTCCACCTGGCAGGCTGGCAGCGATGCGCAGGCGCAGGAAAGTCGAGTGCTATGGGGGATCGGCATCGTACTGATCACCAGCATCGGCTTGGTAGCACTGCGCACCATGGTGCAGCACCAGGTATTGGCGATCAATCTGCCGCTGCGGCTGCGCTGGGACTTCCATCGCCTGATGCTGCGGCAAAGCCTTTCATTCTTTTCCGATGAGTTCTCCGGCCGGGTGACGACCAAGGTGATGCAGACGGCACTCGCCGTGCGCGAGGTCCTGTTCACCGTCATCGAGATCGCCCCCGGAATCGGGGTTTATTTCATCGCGATCATTGCACTGGCCGGCGGTTTTGCCCTGAAACTGATGCTGCCTTTTATTGCCTGGATCGTATTGTTCGGTCTGGCCATGCTGTACTTTGTGCCACGCTTGGGGCAAGTCGGGCAGGAACAGGCCCATGCGCGGTCGTCGATGACCGGGCGCATCTCGGACGCCTACACCAACATCACCACCGTGAAACTGTTCTCGCACTCCAAACGCGAGGCCCACTTCGCACGCGCGGCGATGGAGGATTTCAAGCTTACCGGCTTTCGCCAGATGCGCTTGGTCAGCCAGTTCGAGATCGTCAACCAGGCGCTGGTGGTCGCGCTGATCATGGGCGCCGGCGGCTATGCCCTGTGGCTGTGGCATCAGGGCGAAGTCGGCACCGGGGCCGTCGCGGCGATTACCGCCATGGCGTTGCGTATCAATGGCATGTCGCATTGGATCATGTGGCAAATGACTTCGCTGTTCGAAAACATCGGCACGGTGCAGGATGGCATGGCGACTTTGACCCGTGGCCCCAAGGTGCAGGATGCCCCGAACGCCGATGTGTTGGTGCCCACCGGCGGTGCGGTGACCTTCGACAATGTCGCGTTCAACTACAACGGTGAGCGCCAAGTACTCAACGGCCTGAGCCTGCACATCCGCCCGGGCGAAAAAATCGGCCTGGTGGGTCGTTCCGGCGCCGGTAAATCCACGCTGATCAACCTGCTGCTGCGTTTCTACGACGTGGACGGTGGTGAGATTCGTATCGACGGTCAAAACATCGCTCAAGTGACGCAGGACAGCCTGCGCAGCGCCATCGGCATGGTCACTCAGGATACCTCTCTGCTGCACCGTTCCATTCGCGACAACATCGCCTACGGCCGCCCGGACGCGACCGACTCACAGATCCGCACCGCCGCGGCGAATGCCCAAGCCGACGGTTTCATCAGTCAACTGAGCGATCGGCAAGGCCATAGCGGCTATGACACCCTGGTGGGTGAGCGCGGTATCAAACTTTCGGGTGGCCAGCGCCAGCGCATCGCCATCGCCCGGGTGATGCTCAAGAACGCCCCGATCCTGTTACTTGACGAGGCCACTAGCGCCCTGGATTCGGAAGTCGAAGTGGCCATCCAGGAAAGTCTCGATGAAATGATGGAGGGCAAGACCGTCATCGCAATCGCCCATCGACTGTCAACAATCGCGGCCATGGATCGGCTGATTGTCATGGATGACGGGCGCATCATCGAACAAGGTACCCATGCCGAGCTGCTGCGCAAAAACGGCACCTACGCAGGGCTTTGGCACCATCAGAGCGGTGGGTTCCTCGGCGAGGATCAGGGGGTGGCTGAGGCCACGGAGTAG
- a CDS encoding DUF1289 domain-containing protein yields the protein MAKDIDNPCVSLCQLNSELCVSCGRSRDEIRKWRGMKRPEKMATVQRAATRLKAIVKKNAKRQAGQEP from the coding sequence ATGGCCAAAGACATCGACAATCCCTGCGTTTCACTTTGCCAGCTCAACAGTGAGCTGTGTGTCAGCTGTGGCCGAAGCCGGGACGAAATCCGCAAATGGCGAGGGATGAAGCGCCCTGAGAAGATGGCGACCGTGCAGCGGGCGGCTACGCGGTTGAAGGCTATCGTCAAGAAAAATGCGAAGCGCCAGGCTGGGCAGGAACCTTAG
- a CDS encoding HD-GYP domain-containing protein: MDNRQDVHPSATVLVVDDTPDNLMLIADLLKDKYRVKAANSGDKALRLLQGDPLPDLILLDIMMPGLSGYEVAEQLKRGPRTRHIPIIFLTAMAGAEDEIHGLGLGAADYITKPIIPPVLMARVETQLKIKAAADFLRDKNAFLEQEVQRRTREVAAIQDVTIHAMASLAETRDNETGNHIRRTQHYINLLAELLREHPRFRHFLDEQTIKLLFKSAPLHDIGKVGIPDRILLKAGRFTPEEFEIMKTHTTLGRDAIQHAEDQLGIDVDFLRLAKEIAYSHQEKWDGSGYPQGLAGDAIPISARLMAVADVYDALISRRVYKPGMSHAQAMEIIREGRGSHFDPDICDAFVANAERFRDIAARFTDADQDVDPPSTALE, from the coding sequence ATGGATAACAGGCAGGATGTTCATCCATCAGCCACCGTTCTGGTGGTCGACGACACCCCCGACAACCTGATGTTGATTGCCGACTTGCTCAAGGACAAGTACCGGGTCAAGGCGGCCAACAGCGGCGATAAAGCGTTGCGTCTCCTTCAAGGTGACCCGCTTCCGGACCTGATCCTGCTGGATATCATGATGCCAGGTCTGTCCGGTTACGAGGTGGCCGAGCAGCTCAAGCGTGGCCCCCGCACACGTCACATTCCGATCATTTTCCTGACCGCCATGGCTGGCGCCGAAGACGAGATTCACGGCTTGGGCCTGGGCGCTGCAGACTACATCACCAAGCCGATCATCCCCCCGGTGCTCATGGCCAGGGTCGAGACGCAGCTCAAGATCAAGGCCGCTGCCGACTTCCTACGCGACAAAAATGCCTTTCTGGAACAGGAGGTGCAGCGCCGCACCCGCGAGGTCGCCGCCATCCAGGACGTCACCATCCACGCCATGGCGTCGCTGGCCGAAACCCGTGACAACGAAACCGGCAACCACATTCGCCGAACCCAGCACTACATCAATCTGCTCGCCGAGCTGCTGCGCGAGCACCCACGCTTTCGTCACTTCCTCGATGAGCAAACCATCAAGCTGCTGTTCAAGTCAGCACCGCTGCACGATATCGGCAAGGTCGGCATCCCCGATCGCATCCTCCTCAAGGCCGGACGGTTCACCCCAGAGGAGTTCGAGATCATGAAAACCCACACGACGTTGGGGCGCGACGCCATTCAGCATGCCGAAGACCAACTGGGGATAGACGTCGACTTCCTTCGTCTGGCCAAGGAAATCGCTTACAGCCACCAGGAAAAGTGGGATGGCAGTGGCTATCCGCAAGGCTTGGCGGGTGACGCCATCCCCATCAGCGCCCGGTTGATGGCCGTGGCGGATGTCTACGATGCACTGATCAGCCGTCGCGTCTACAAGCCCGGCATGTCCCACGCGCAGGCGATGGAGATTATCCGCGAAGGCCGCGGCTCGCATTTCGACCCCGATATCTGTGACGCCTTTGTGGCCAATGCCGAGCGGTTCCGGGACATTGCCGCGCGGTTCACTGACGCTGACCAGGACGTGGACCCACCATCGACTGCACTTGAGTAG